One genomic region from Streptomyces sp. NBC_00457 encodes:
- a CDS encoding streptophobe family protein, with protein sequence MKPALSVRSATYDTKVPWGDVLLSAIAAVSWALIGMAGTAALGLHLLEADSTASLGPMTAAVVALGAGGSVTPSGDVSAFGLTGAEANTAIEITPLGVSLVGALLLPWFFLRSLRAAGVVISRSELLARAGTVIALFVATLGGLAWAGHDVITIDGGALGLDNLPGGGGDGGVEIPGVGDIGDIGGLLPDQVGDLVDAEAAVGFTVDTVPTLLGGLFWSAGVLLIALLASRRTPLPHGWEIVHRVVRPAVSALVTVLLVAVAAGLAAAAYAAIGDDNPKRIAGAALLGAPNGVWLGIPIGLFVPWDGRASGPLTALLPDPLDDLLSSEVDQSVSLSRLAELDGRVWLLGVAAAMMMLLAGVLHAVRTPVVGGSGGVRDPEVVRDPGALGFAGRCALRLGVVTALALPLLAWLADVSVDASLSVLGVDAFGAGIELHGHLGMALLLGAAWGAGAGAAGALLARATGAAGRAASPLARGDVGAGAVGVTAEGGTFPQHAGRSGPYVPGAPYRPPNPATNPYLRMPDGLREPEDARPGPERGEVRAPGQERADAPPSPDARPASGAPPGGDMYGAPTVAQPMGPPPRWPRRSAKSRREDAEQAPPDQRRQPPPPPPPPPPPPRAPKGH encoded by the coding sequence ATGAAACCGGCCTTGAGCGTCAGGAGCGCAACCTACGACACGAAGGTGCCCTGGGGCGACGTCCTGCTGTCCGCGATCGCCGCCGTCAGCTGGGCGTTGATAGGCATGGCGGGCACGGCCGCGCTCGGCCTGCATCTGCTGGAGGCGGACTCGACGGCCTCGCTCGGACCGATGACCGCGGCAGTGGTGGCGCTCGGGGCGGGTGGTTCGGTCACGCCGTCGGGCGATGTGTCCGCATTCGGGCTGACCGGCGCGGAGGCGAACACCGCCATCGAGATCACGCCATTGGGGGTGAGCCTGGTCGGTGCGCTGCTTCTGCCATGGTTCTTCCTACGGTCCTTGCGTGCGGCCGGAGTTGTGATCTCCCGGTCCGAACTCCTCGCGCGCGCGGGCACGGTGATCGCCCTCTTCGTGGCGACGCTGGGCGGGCTGGCCTGGGCGGGGCACGACGTGATCACGATCGACGGAGGCGCGCTCGGCCTCGACAACCTGCCCGGCGGTGGCGGTGACGGCGGCGTCGAGATTCCCGGCGTCGGGGACATCGGGGACATCGGCGGGCTGCTGCCCGATCAGGTCGGCGACCTCGTCGACGCCGAGGCGGCGGTCGGCTTCACCGTCGACACGGTGCCGACTCTGCTCGGCGGGCTGTTCTGGTCGGCGGGGGTCCTGCTGATCGCCCTGCTGGCCTCCCGCCGCACTCCCCTGCCGCACGGCTGGGAGATCGTCCACCGAGTGGTACGGCCGGCCGTGTCCGCCCTCGTCACGGTGCTGCTGGTGGCGGTCGCCGCGGGGCTCGCGGCGGCCGCGTACGCGGCGATCGGCGACGACAACCCCAAGCGGATCGCCGGCGCGGCCCTGCTCGGCGCCCCGAACGGCGTCTGGCTGGGCATCCCCATCGGCCTCTTCGTACCGTGGGACGGCCGCGCGTCCGGCCCCTTGACCGCCCTTCTGCCGGATCCCCTGGACGATCTGCTGAGCTCGGAGGTCGACCAGTCCGTCTCCCTGAGCCGGCTGGCCGAACTGGACGGACGGGTGTGGCTGCTCGGAGTCGCCGCCGCGATGATGATGTTGCTGGCGGGGGTGCTGCATGCGGTGCGGACGCCTGTGGTGGGGGGTTCGGGGGGCGTACGGGATCCAGAGGTCGTACGAGATCCTGGCGCCCTCGGTTTCGCCGGGCGGTGTGCGCTGCGGCTCGGGGTCGTGACCGCGCTGGCGCTGCCGCTGCTCGCGTGGCTCGCGGACGTGTCGGTGGATGCCTCGCTGTCGGTGCTGGGCGTGGACGCGTTCGGGGCGGGGATCGAGTTGCACGGGCATCTCGGCATGGCGTTGCTGCTGGGTGCCGCCTGGGGTGCGGGGGCGGGCGCTGCCGGGGCGCTGCTGGCGCGGGCGACCGGAGCGGCAGGGCGGGCGGCGTCGCCGTTGGCACGCGGGGACGTGGGGGCGGGAGCCGTGGGGGTGACGGCCGAGGGCGGGACGTTTCCGCAGCATGCGGGGCGGTCGGGGCCGTACGTGCCCGGTGCGCCGTATCGGCCTCCGAACCCGGCCACCAACCCGTATCTGCGGATGCCGGACGGGTTGCGGGAGCCGGAGGATGCGCGGCCGGGTCCGGAACGGGGAGAGGTGCGGGCGCCCGGGCAGGAAAGGGCGGACGCGCCGCCCTCCCCCGACGCCCGGCCGGCGAGCGGGGCGCCGCCCGGCGGTGACATGTACGGCGCGCCGACGGTGGCCCAGCCGATGGGGCCGCCGCCGCGGTGGCCGCGACGGTCCGCCAAGTCGCGCCGCGAAGACGCGGAACAGGCCCCGCCGGACCAGCGGCGGCAACCGCCGCCGCCTCCTCCGCCTCCGCCGCCACCTCCGAGGGCGCCGAAGGGGCACTGA
- a CDS encoding ABC transporter ATP-binding protein/permease translates to MPELVLELNGRTWTLDPSRPYTLGRDPQGDIVLDDARVSWRHATISWGGRSWVIEDHGSTNGTFVQGQRIHQMEIGPGSAVHLGNATDGPCLNASGTAAAVAQPQQQPYAAQSASPGWAQQAPPQQQVPQQQGWQQPQHAAPHIPQQQGPGGGAGAPPVYGDRSPTTFHQFSIGRVMRIGRALENDLVVSDLQVSRNHAEFHSMPDGRMEIRDLGSHNGTYVNGQPIAKGGSQMLGPADIVGVGHSTFRIVGDRLEEFVDTGEVSFSARHLTVTVDGGKQILKDVSFGVPEKSLIAVIGPSGSGKSTLLKALTGYRPANEGDVLYDNRNLYKQFAELRQRIGLVPQDDILHKELTVKKALKYAAKLRFPADTTARERDQRIDEVLRELKLDVHKEKKVTSLSGGQRKRVSVALELLTKPSLIFLDEPTSGLDPGMDRDVMQLLRGLADDGRTVLVVTHSVAELAICDKLLVMAPGGAVAYFGPPEEALNFFGYDTWADVFSAFENYRDYDWAGRWKGSQHYQIYAADIDAIAAQSVQMPPMQAMRPPKPQGWMSQFTTLVRRYVSVIASDKGFLALTVILPLVLGSVSLLIDQGKDLLVNTEINPNTGQPVANGTALTVLLILAVGACFAGAANSVRELIKERVIYERERATGLSRSAYLMSKVFVLGCITVLQGLMVGVIGFSSRTIPDEGLILGSQTLLELCIPIMALGFSAMMFGLIISALVKTAEKTMPLLVMFAIVQVVFTGCLFPLAGSVGVNELSYLMPSRWAVAAAGATLDFNRISPPAKGESNDPLWENTVAVWGMDMVALIAIGVICGFFVARFLRRHEPEVMRK, encoded by the coding sequence GTGCCGGAACTCGTACTGGAATTGAACGGACGGACCTGGACGCTCGACCCGTCCAGGCCATACACCCTCGGACGTGATCCGCAGGGGGACATCGTGCTCGATGACGCCAGGGTGTCCTGGCGTCACGCCACGATCAGCTGGGGGGGCCGCAGTTGGGTCATCGAGGACCACGGCAGCACCAACGGCACATTCGTGCAGGGCCAGCGGATCCACCAGATGGAGATCGGCCCCGGCTCGGCCGTGCACCTGGGCAACGCGACCGACGGCCCGTGCCTGAACGCGTCCGGCACCGCGGCCGCTGTCGCCCAGCCCCAGCAGCAGCCGTACGCCGCGCAGAGCGCGAGCCCCGGCTGGGCACAGCAGGCGCCGCCGCAGCAGCAGGTTCCGCAACAGCAGGGCTGGCAGCAGCCGCAGCATGCCGCCCCGCACATCCCGCAGCAGCAGGGCCCCGGTGGTGGCGCGGGGGCGCCGCCGGTCTACGGCGACCGCAGTCCGACCACGTTCCACCAGTTCTCGATCGGCCGCGTCATGCGCATCGGCCGTGCCCTGGAGAACGACCTGGTCGTCTCCGACCTGCAGGTCTCGCGCAACCACGCCGAGTTCCACTCGATGCCCGACGGCCGCATGGAGATCCGCGACCTGGGCTCGCACAACGGCACGTACGTCAACGGCCAGCCGATCGCCAAGGGCGGCTCGCAGATGTTGGGCCCCGCCGACATCGTGGGCGTCGGCCACTCGACGTTCCGGATCGTCGGCGACCGCCTGGAAGAGTTCGTCGACACCGGTGAAGTCTCCTTCTCCGCACGCCACTTGACGGTCACCGTCGACGGTGGGAAGCAGATCCTCAAGGACGTCTCCTTCGGCGTCCCGGAGAAGTCGCTGATCGCGGTCATCGGACCGTCCGGCTCCGGCAAGTCGACGCTGCTCAAGGCCCTCACCGGCTACCGGCCCGCCAACGAGGGCGACGTCCTCTACGACAACCGGAACCTGTACAAGCAGTTCGCCGAGCTGCGTCAGCGCATCGGTCTGGTCCCGCAGGACGACATCCTGCACAAGGAGCTGACCGTCAAGAAGGCCCTCAAGTACGCGGCCAAGCTCCGCTTCCCGGCCGACACCACCGCACGCGAGCGCGATCAGCGCATCGACGAGGTGCTGCGCGAACTGAAGCTGGACGTCCACAAGGAGAAGAAGGTCACCTCTCTCTCCGGCGGCCAGCGCAAGCGCGTCTCCGTGGCCCTGGAACTGCTCACCAAGCCGTCGCTGATCTTCCTCGACGAGCCCACCTCCGGTCTCGACCCGGGCATGGACCGCGACGTCATGCAGCTCCTGCGCGGCCTCGCCGACGACGGCCGTACGGTCCTCGTCGTCACGCACTCGGTGGCCGAGCTGGCGATCTGCGACAAGCTCCTGGTGATGGCGCCGGGCGGCGCGGTCGCCTACTTCGGCCCGCCGGAGGAGGCGCTGAACTTCTTCGGCTACGACACCTGGGCCGACGTCTTCTCCGCCTTCGAGAACTACCGCGACTACGACTGGGCCGGACGCTGGAAGGGCTCGCAGCACTACCAGATCTACGCCGCGGACATCGACGCGATAGCGGCACAGTCCGTACAGATGCCGCCGATGCAGGCGATGCGGCCGCCGAAGCCGCAGGGCTGGATGTCCCAGTTCACCACGCTGGTGCGCCGCTATGTCTCCGTCATCGCCTCGGACAAGGGCTTCCTGGCCCTGACGGTGATCCTGCCGCTCGTCCTCGGCTCGGTGAGCCTGCTCATCGACCAGGGCAAGGACCTCCTGGTCAACACGGAGATCAACCCGAACACCGGCCAGCCTGTGGCGAACGGCACGGCCCTGACCGTCCTGCTGATCCTCGCGGTCGGCGCCTGCTTCGCCGGCGCCGCCAACTCCGTCCGTGAACTGATCAAGGAACGGGTCATCTACGAGCGGGAGCGCGCGACCGGCCTGTCCCGGTCCGCGTACCTGATGTCCAAGGTGTTCGTGCTCGGCTGCATCACGGTGTTGCAGGGCCTGATGGTCGGCGTCATCGGCTTCTCCAGCCGCACCATCCCCGACGAGGGCCTGATCCTCGGCAGCCAGACGCTGCTTGAGCTGTGCATTCCGATCATGGCGCTGGGCTTCAGCGCGATGATGTTCGGCCTGATCATCTCGGCCCTGGTGAAGACCGCCGAGAAGACCATGCCGCTGCTGGTCATGTTCGCGATCGTCCAGGTCGTCTTCACGGGCTGCCTGTTCCCCCTGGCCGGCTCGGTCGGCGTCAACGAGCTCTCGTACCTGATGCCGTCGCGCTGGGCGGTCGCCGCCGCGGGCGCCACGCTCGACTTCAACCGGATCAGCCCGCCCGCCAAGGGCGAGAGCAACGACCCGCTGTGGGAGAACACGGTCGCCGTCTGGGGCATGGACATGGTCGCCCTGATCGCCATCGGCGTGATCTGCGGCTTCTTCGTGGCCCGCTTCCTGCGCCGCCACGAGCCGGAGGTCATGCGGAAGTAA
- a CDS encoding transglycosylase SLT domain-containing protein, with protein sequence MPKNTKNPGHSRALKRTHKIAIAGVATLGAAAVAISAVPSNAQSTTAEAAPAGKVAYSSEKIKDVKAGVTDQLAGASLKAEQIAAKKHAAAAAEAKKAAAAHAKHKAAVAHAKHEAAVAAAKKRAEAARKAKEAASRSAKRAAVKPVAAKPYANNLNGWINHALDIMDDKGIPGSYNGLYRNIMRESSGNPNAINNWDINAINGVPSIGLLQVIKPTFDAYHVAGTAKSQYDPVANIVAAANYAADKYGSIDNVNSAY encoded by the coding sequence ATGCCCAAGAACACCAAGAACCCTGGCCACAGTCGCGCTCTCAAGCGCACCCACAAGATCGCCATCGCCGGTGTCGCCACGCTCGGCGCCGCAGCGGTCGCGATCTCCGCGGTGCCGAGCAACGCGCAGTCGACCACGGCCGAGGCTGCCCCCGCGGGCAAGGTGGCGTACAGCTCCGAGAAGATCAAGGATGTCAAGGCCGGCGTAACCGACCAGCTCGCCGGCGCCAGCCTGAAGGCCGAGCAGATCGCCGCCAAGAAGCACGCCGCCGCCGCGGCCGAGGCGAAGAAGGCCGCCGCGGCCCATGCCAAGCACAAGGCCGCCGTGGCCCACGCCAAGCACGAGGCCGCCGTTGCCGCCGCGAAGAAGAGGGCCGAGGCCGCGCGCAAGGCGAAGGAGGCCGCGAGCCGGTCCGCCAAGCGCGCCGCGGTCAAGCCCGTCGCCGCGAAGCCGTACGCCAACAACCTCAACGGCTGGATCAACCACGCCCTCGACATCATGGACGACAAGGGCATCCCGGGTAGCTACAACGGTCTGTACCGCAACATCATGCGGGAGTCCTCGGGCAACCCGAACGCCATCAACAACTGGGACATCAACGCCATCAACGGTGTCCCCTCGATCGGTCTGCTGCAGGTCATCAAGCCGACCTTCGACGCCTACCACGTCGCGGGCACGGCCAAGAGCCAGTACGACCCGGTCGCCAACATCGTCGCCGCCGCCAACTACGCGGCCGACAAGTACGGCTCGATCGACAACGTCAACAGCGCGTACTGA
- a CDS encoding S-adenosylmethionine:tRNA ribosyltransferase-isomerase, with the protein MTLALQVPEELSARVPVEQRGPGLDRDSVRLLVSRGSAVSHHTFTELPRLLRAGDLLIVNTSPTLAAAVDGRIGHARVVVHFSTLGDDGRWAVELREPDGKGSTRARAGGPAETEVRLPGGVRLVLEEALSERLWWARVSGAAVLGMLREHGRPIRYSYTERDQPLSVYQTVFALPTADGLGSAEMPSAARPFTARLVAELVSRGVQFAPVTLHTGVASAEVHEPPYPERFAVPEASARLINAVEAGDGRVIAVGTTAVRAVESAVGPDGVVRARAGWTDLVVTPERGVRVVDGLLTGLHEPQASHLLMLEAIAGRAAVDRGYEEALRERYLWHEFGDVHLVLPSENAHTEHCSSNSW; encoded by the coding sequence ATGACGCTGGCGCTGCAGGTTCCGGAGGAGCTGTCCGCGCGCGTGCCGGTCGAGCAGCGGGGGCCCGGGCTCGACCGGGATTCCGTACGGCTGCTGGTGTCGCGGGGCAGTGCTGTGTCACATCACACCTTCACGGAGCTGCCGCGGCTGCTGCGGGCGGGAGACCTGCTCATCGTCAATACGTCGCCGACGCTCGCCGCCGCGGTGGACGGGCGGATCGGGCACGCGCGCGTGGTCGTGCACTTCTCCACCCTCGGGGACGACGGGCGGTGGGCCGTCGAACTGCGGGAGCCGGACGGGAAGGGGTCCACACGCGCGCGTGCGGGCGGCCCCGCGGAGACCGAGGTGCGGTTGCCCGGGGGTGTGCGGCTGGTCCTGGAGGAGGCACTGAGCGAGCGGCTGTGGTGGGCGCGGGTGAGCGGGGCGGCGGTGCTCGGCATGCTCCGGGAGCACGGGCGGCCGATTCGCTACTCGTACACGGAGAGGGACCAGCCCTTGTCCGTGTACCAGACGGTCTTCGCCCTCCCCACCGCTGACGGTCTGGGCAGCGCGGAGATGCCCAGTGCCGCCCGGCCCTTCACGGCCCGGCTGGTGGCGGAGCTGGTGAGTCGGGGGGTGCAGTTCGCTCCGGTGACGCTGCACACCGGGGTGGCCTCGGCCGAGGTGCACGAGCCGCCGTATCCGGAGCGGTTCGCAGTGCCTGAAGCTTCGGCGCGGCTGATCAACGCGGTGGAGGCTGGGGACGGGCGGGTGATCGCGGTCGGTACGACGGCCGTGCGGGCGGTGGAGTCGGCGGTCGGGCCCGACGGGGTCGTACGCGCGCGTGCGGGATGGACGGACCTCGTCGTCACCCCGGAGCGCGGGGTGCGGGTGGTGGACGGGCTGCTGACCGGGCTGCATGAGCCGCAGGCCTCGCATCTGCTGATGCTGGAGGCGATCGCGGGGCGCGCGGCGGTCGACCGGGGGTATGAGGAGGCGCTGCGCGAGCGCTACCTGTGGCACGAGTTCGGGGACGTGCATCTCGTCCTGCCGTCGGAGAACGCTCACACAGAGCATTGCTCCAGCAACAGTTGGTGA
- a CDS encoding SDR family NAD(P)-dependent oxidoreductase, which translates to MPVAIITGASKGLGRALAEALAARGWDLVLDARGAKVLDETSAAVSAYGTRVTALPGDVTDAAHRAQLVAAAWQLGGVDLVVSNASALGVEPLARLDALPLEGLRRALEVNVVAALGLVQEALPLLRASGAGAVITVSSDAAAEAYETWGGYGVSKAALDHLAAVLGAEEPGLRVWAVDPGDMATDLYAAAVPDDDDPRPAPASVVPAFLRLLDDRPASGRYSAPSLAEGR; encoded by the coding sequence ATGCCGGTAGCGATCATCACAGGGGCGTCGAAGGGGCTGGGGCGGGCGCTCGCAGAGGCACTGGCCGCGCGGGGCTGGGATCTGGTGCTGGACGCCAGAGGGGCGAAGGTGCTGGATGAGACGTCGGCGGCCGTGTCCGCGTACGGCACGCGCGTGACGGCGCTGCCGGGCGACGTCACGGACGCCGCGCACCGGGCCCAGCTGGTCGCGGCGGCCTGGCAGCTCGGCGGGGTCGATCTGGTGGTGAGCAACGCGAGCGCGCTGGGCGTCGAGCCGCTCGCACGGCTGGACGCGCTGCCTCTGGAGGGGCTGCGGCGGGCGCTGGAGGTGAACGTGGTGGCCGCGCTGGGCCTCGTGCAGGAGGCGTTGCCGCTGCTGCGGGCGTCGGGGGCGGGCGCGGTGATCACGGTCAGCTCGGACGCGGCTGCCGAGGCGTACGAGACCTGGGGCGGCTACGGGGTCTCGAAGGCGGCCCTGGACCACCTCGCGGCGGTGCTCGGCGCGGAGGAGCCCGGGCTGCGGGTGTGGGCGGTGGATCCCGGCGACATGGCCACGGACCTGTACGCGGCGGCCGTACCGGACGACGACGATCCGCGGCCGGCGCCGGCGAGTGTGGTGCCCGCCTTCCTGCGGCTGCTGGACGACCGTCCGGCCAGTGGCCGGTACAGCGCGCCCTCCCTGGCGGAGGGGCGATGA
- a CDS encoding GAF domain-containing sensor histidine kinase encodes MSQGPRSGLAAVSSALLAMSRHLEVRDVLKTIVASARELLDAQYAALGVPDDHGGFAQFVVDGVSDQQWKAIGPLPRQHGILAAMLQEAKVERLADVRRDPRFEGWPSAHPDMVDFLGLPIRDGDEVIGALFLANKNCPKPEGSCGFTQEDEELLGILAQHAAIALTNARLYERSRELTIAEERSRLAHELHDAVSQKLFSLRLTAQAAAALVDRDPSRAKGELHQVALLAAEAADELRAAVVELRPAALDEDGLVNTLRTQVQVLDRAHAARVTFAGRGARALPAAQEEAVLRVAQEALHNALRHSGAEHVDVTLDRRGSGAVLRVIDDGNGFDPQSIRRAGRHLGLVSMRDRASGVGGSLTVESAPGKGTTIEMEVPGG; translated from the coding sequence ATGAGTCAAGGCCCCCGGTCCGGCCTCGCCGCGGTGAGTTCCGCGCTGCTGGCCATGAGCAGGCACCTCGAGGTGCGCGACGTCCTCAAGACGATCGTCGCCTCGGCCCGTGAGCTGCTCGACGCGCAGTACGCCGCACTGGGCGTCCCGGACGACCACGGAGGCTTCGCCCAGTTCGTGGTCGACGGCGTCAGCGACCAGCAGTGGAAGGCCATCGGCCCGCTGCCGCGCCAGCACGGAATCCTCGCTGCGATGCTTCAAGAGGCCAAGGTCGAGCGCCTCGCCGACGTCCGCAGAGACCCCCGTTTCGAGGGCTGGCCGTCGGCACACCCCGACATGGTCGACTTCCTGGGCCTGCCGATCCGCGACGGCGACGAGGTCATCGGCGCACTGTTCCTGGCGAACAAGAACTGCCCCAAACCGGAAGGAAGTTGCGGCTTCACGCAGGAGGACGAGGAACTCCTGGGGATCCTCGCCCAGCACGCGGCCATCGCCCTCACCAACGCCCGCCTCTACGAGCGCAGCCGCGAGCTGACCATCGCCGAGGAACGCTCCCGCCTCGCCCATGAACTGCACGACGCGGTCAGCCAGAAGCTCTTCTCCCTGCGCCTGACGGCCCAGGCCGCCGCCGCCCTCGTCGACCGCGACCCGTCCCGCGCCAAGGGCGAGCTGCACCAGGTTGCCCTGCTCGCCGCCGAGGCGGCCGACGAACTGCGCGCCGCCGTCGTCGAGTTGCGCCCCGCCGCCCTCGACGAGGACGGGCTCGTCAACACCCTGCGCACCCAGGTTCAGGTCCTCGACCGCGCCCACGCCGCGCGCGTGACCTTCGCCGGGCGCGGGGCACGGGCCCTGCCCGCCGCCCAGGAGGAGGCCGTGCTCCGCGTCGCCCAGGAGGCCCTGCACAACGCGCTGCGGCACTCGGGCGCCGAGCATGTCGACGTGACCCTGGACCGGCGCGGCAGCGGAGCCGTCCTGCGCGTCATCGACGACGGCAACGGCTTCGACCCGCAGTCGATACGCCGCGCGGGCCGCCATCTCGGCCTGGTCTCCATGCGGGACCGGGCGAGCGGGGTCGGCGGCAGCCTGACGGTGGAATCGGCGCCCGGCAAGGGCACCACGATCGAGATGGAGGTCCCCGGTGGGTGA
- a CDS encoding response regulator transcription factor, which translates to MGDAIRVLLVDDHQVVRRGLRTFLEVQDDIEVVGEAADGAEGVARTEELKPDVVLMDVKMPGMDGVDALRRLRELNNPARVLIVTSFTEQRTVVPALRAGAAGYVYKDIDPDALAGAIRSVHAGHILLQPEVAGALLSQEEANSGQGRAGSLTEREREVLSLIADGRSNREIARALVLSEKTVKTHVSNILMKLDLADRTQAALWAVRHGVAG; encoded by the coding sequence GTGGGTGACGCAATCAGGGTGCTGCTCGTCGACGACCACCAGGTGGTCCGCCGTGGCCTGCGCACGTTCCTCGAAGTGCAGGACGACATCGAGGTCGTGGGCGAGGCAGCGGACGGCGCCGAAGGAGTCGCGCGCACCGAGGAGTTGAAGCCCGACGTCGTCCTCATGGATGTCAAGATGCCGGGCATGGACGGCGTCGACGCGCTGCGCAGACTCCGCGAACTGAACAACCCCGCGCGCGTGCTCATCGTCACCAGCTTCACCGAACAGCGCACGGTGGTCCCGGCCCTGCGCGCCGGTGCCGCCGGCTATGTCTACAAGGACATCGACCCCGACGCCCTCGCCGGCGCCATCCGCTCCGTGCACGCCGGCCACATCCTGCTCCAGCCCGAGGTCGCGGGCGCCCTGCTGTCCCAGGAGGAGGCCAACTCGGGCCAGGGCAGAGCCGGTTCGCTCACGGAACGGGAGCGCGAAGTGCTGAGCCTGATAGCCGACGGCCGCTCCAACCGGGAGATCGCCCGCGCCCTGGTCCTCTCCGAGAAGACGGTGAAGACCCATGTGTCGAACATCCTGATGAAGCTCGACCTGGCGGACCGAACCCAGGCCGCGCTGTGGGCAGTACGCCATGGTGTGGCCGGATAA
- the chpE gene encoding chaplin ChpE codes for MKNLKKVAAVTMVAGGLVAAGAGMASATDGAAANGKAVGSPGIVSGNVVQAPVHIPVNAVGNSVNVVGVLNPAFGNLGINR; via the coding sequence GTGAAGAACCTGAAGAAGGTAGCGGCCGTGACGATGGTGGCCGGCGGGCTGGTCGCCGCGGGTGCCGGTATGGCCTCCGCCACCGACGGCGCCGCGGCCAACGGCAAGGCCGTGGGTTCGCCGGGCATCGTCTCGGGCAATGTCGTCCAGGCCCCGGTGCACATCCCCGTGAACGCGGTCGGCAACAGCGTGAACGTCGTCGGTGTACTGAACCCCGCCTTCGGCAACCTGGGCATCAACCGCTGA